A part of Melittangium boletus DSM 14713 genomic DNA contains:
- a CDS encoding prolyl oligopeptidase family serine peptidase, producing MPPRSKPVLAALSLLLPLSPLAAPKNAVPPPPVAAKEPVEDTYHGVKVADPYQWLEKSGDPQVRDWVAGQTAYTRAVLDALPSRDAIRERITGLLSHQSPAHFGMQQKGGVLFSMRFQPPRQQAALVVLPSVDDPSTARVLVDPMELDPSGHTTIDFFAPSRDGKKVAVSLSKDGTESGDVTIYDVATGKPLPGETIPRVSGGTAGGDLAWNAEGTGFFYTRYPGEERPAEDRDFFQQVYFHKLGTPTAQDTHELGKDAPRIAFFTLQSSDDGAFTLARLGNGDGGEYAFYLRGAKGAWTQVSRFEDKLVHADFGPDGALYALSHQDAPRGKLLRIPLATPSLDKATVLVPQGESSLAGLRAGATRVYLLEQLGGPTRIRMVGLDGKALGEVPTPPVSSMGAIPLEGDDLLVPLSSYTQPLTVYRYAAKEGTLTKTALGRTSPVDTRDVVVETLQCKSKDGTQVPLDVLRSAKAKRNGNNPTLLTGYGGFSISLTPGLNPLHHAFIEQGGIVAISHLRGGAEFGEAWHTQGYLTKKQNVFDDFYACAKLLVDTKWTKPARLAIQGGSNGGLLMGAALTQHPEMYRAVVARVGIYDMLRVELTPNGQFNTTEYGTVKDAAQFQALYGYSPYHHVKDKTQYPSVLFTSGDNDPRVDPFHSRKMVARLQEATGTKRPVLLRTNALGHGGGSPLSETIAENVDVYAFLFNELGVKYRPVKAPATQSPAK from the coding sequence GTGCCCCCTCGTTCGAAACCGGTGCTCGCCGCCCTGTCGTTGCTGCTCCCCCTCTCACCGCTGGCCGCCCCCAAGAACGCCGTGCCTCCGCCTCCCGTCGCGGCGAAGGAGCCCGTGGAGGACACCTACCACGGCGTCAAGGTGGCGGACCCCTACCAGTGGCTCGAGAAGAGCGGGGACCCCCAGGTTCGCGACTGGGTCGCCGGACAGACGGCCTACACGCGCGCCGTGCTGGATGCCCTGCCCTCGCGTGACGCCATCCGCGAGCGCATCACCGGGCTCCTCTCCCATCAGTCCCCCGCCCACTTCGGAATGCAGCAGAAGGGCGGCGTCCTCTTCTCCATGAGGTTCCAGCCCCCCCGGCAGCAGGCCGCGCTCGTGGTGTTGCCCTCCGTGGACGACCCCTCCACGGCGCGCGTGCTGGTGGACCCGATGGAGCTGGACCCGAGTGGCCACACCACGATCGACTTCTTCGCCCCTTCGCGGGATGGCAAGAAGGTCGCCGTGTCCCTGTCCAAGGACGGCACCGAGAGTGGCGATGTCACCATTTATGACGTGGCCACGGGCAAGCCCCTGCCGGGCGAGACCATTCCCCGCGTGTCGGGAGGCACCGCCGGAGGAGACCTCGCGTGGAACGCGGAGGGCACGGGCTTCTTCTACACCCGCTACCCCGGCGAGGAGCGCCCCGCCGAGGACCGCGACTTCTTCCAGCAGGTGTACTTCCACAAGCTCGGCACGCCCACGGCGCAGGACACCCACGAGCTGGGCAAGGACGCGCCGCGCATCGCCTTCTTCACGCTCCAGAGCTCCGACGATGGAGCCTTCACCCTGGCCCGCCTCGGCAATGGTGACGGCGGCGAGTACGCCTTCTATCTGCGCGGCGCGAAGGGCGCCTGGACCCAGGTCTCCCGCTTCGAGGACAAGCTCGTGCACGCGGACTTCGGGCCGGACGGGGCCCTCTACGCCCTGTCGCACCAGGACGCGCCCCGAGGCAAGCTGCTGCGCATCCCGCTCGCCACGCCGTCGTTGGACAAGGCCACCGTCCTGGTGCCCCAGGGCGAGTCCTCGCTCGCGGGACTGCGCGCGGGCGCCACCCGCGTCTACCTGCTCGAACAGCTCGGAGGCCCCACGCGGATCCGCATGGTGGGCCTGGACGGCAAGGCGCTCGGCGAGGTGCCCACGCCGCCGGTGTCCTCCATGGGGGCGATTCCCTTGGAGGGGGATGATCTCCTCGTGCCGCTGAGCAGCTACACCCAGCCGCTGACCGTGTACCGCTACGCGGCGAAGGAGGGCACGCTCACGAAGACGGCGCTCGGCCGCACCTCGCCCGTGGACACCCGGGACGTGGTGGTGGAAACGCTCCAGTGCAAGTCCAAGGATGGCACCCAGGTACCGCTCGACGTGCTGCGCTCGGCCAAGGCGAAGCGCAACGGAAACAACCCCACGCTGCTCACCGGCTACGGCGGCTTCAGCATCTCCCTCACCCCGGGCCTCAACCCGCTCCACCACGCCTTCATCGAGCAGGGCGGCATCGTGGCCATCTCCCACCTGCGCGGCGGCGCCGAGTTTGGCGAGGCGTGGCACACCCAGGGCTATCTCACGAAGAAGCAGAACGTCTTCGATGACTTCTACGCCTGCGCGAAGCTGCTGGTGGACACGAAGTGGACGAAGCCCGCGCGTCTGGCCATCCAGGGCGGCAGCAACGGCGGCCTCCTGATGGGCGCGGCGCTCACCCAGCACCCGGAGATGTACCGCGCGGTCGTGGCGCGCGTGGGCATCTACGACATGCTGCGCGTGGAGCTCACGCCCAATGGGCAGTTCAACACCACCGAGTACGGCACGGTGAAGGACGCCGCCCAATTCCAGGCGCTGTATGGCTACTCGCCCTACCACCACGTGAAGGACAAGACGCAGTACCCCTCGGTCCTGTTCACCTCGGGAGACAACGATCCGCGCGTGGATCCGTTCCACTCGCGCAAGATGGTGGCGCGGCTCCAGGAGGCCACGGGTACCAAACGGCCGGTGCTGCTGCGCACCAACGCCCTGGGCCACGGCGGCGGCAGCCCCCTGTCCGAGACCATCGCGGAGAACGTGGACGTCTACGCCTTCCTCTTCAATGAGCTGGGCGTGAAGTACCGGCCCGTGAAGGCTCCGGCGACCCAATCCCCCGCGAAGTAG
- a CDS encoding 16S rRNA (uracil(1498)-N(3))-methyltransferase, translating into MNLLLLQDADFLPDGTVQMTGRRAQHAREVLRAEPGETLRVGQVGGLVGTGEVLENTPGLLRLRVTLSDPPPPRPGVDLLLAIPRPKALKRVLPAAAQLGVDRVVLVNAARVEKSYFDSKVLDAAFIEELLLQGLEQARDTRLPEVLIRERFRPFVEDELDSLFGAQALRLLPHPPAPRPLTRVGVQEAPRVVLAVGPDGGWVPFEANLLEAHGFRPFSLGPRILRVETAVPVLLGQLSLLREDTRADNLVHRA; encoded by the coding sequence GTGAACCTCCTGCTCCTCCAAGACGCGGACTTCCTGCCGGATGGCACCGTCCAGATGACTGGCCGCCGCGCGCAGCACGCCCGCGAGGTGCTGCGCGCCGAGCCCGGGGAAACCCTCCGGGTCGGCCAGGTGGGCGGGCTCGTGGGCACGGGCGAGGTGCTGGAGAACACCCCGGGCCTCCTGCGCCTGCGCGTCACCCTCTCCGACCCGCCCCCGCCCCGCCCGGGCGTCGACCTGTTGCTCGCCATCCCCCGCCCCAAGGCCCTCAAGCGCGTGCTGCCCGCCGCCGCCCAGCTCGGCGTGGACCGGGTGGTGCTCGTCAACGCCGCCCGCGTGGAGAAGAGCTACTTCGACTCCAAGGTGCTCGACGCCGCCTTCATCGAGGAATTGCTCCTCCAGGGGCTCGAGCAGGCCCGCGACACCCGGCTCCCCGAGGTGCTCATCCGCGAGCGCTTCCGGCCCTTCGTGGAGGACGAGCTCGACTCCCTGTTCGGCGCCCAGGCGCTCCGGTTGCTGCCCCACCCGCCCGCTCCCCGGCCCCTCACCCGGGTGGGCGTCCAGGAGGCGCCGCGCGTGGTGCTCGCGGTGGGTCCGGACGGCGGCTGGGTGCCCTTCGAGGCGAACCTCTTGGAGGCCCACGGGTTCCGCCCGTTTTCCCTGGGCCCGCGCATCCTCCGGGTGGAAACCGCCGTCCCCGTCCTCCTGGGGCAGTTGTCCTTGTTGAGGGAGGACACCCGCGCGGACAACCTGGTGCATCGGGCTTGA